In Columba livia isolate bColLiv1 breed racing homer chromosome 28, bColLiv1.pat.W.v2, whole genome shotgun sequence, the genomic stretch TTTGGGTTTCCAGATGGCGTTCGTTAAGCTCCGTTGAGACGGCGCTAATTGAGATGAGGTTGATTTGCTATCGAGGGAAACGGCGTTGGCGCGGGTGGGAAACGGGGCGATCGTGgagctgctgagctccaggagTTGTGCCCCCTGGAAGGTTTGAGCCTGATCAAGGTGGTTTTGGCCCCCAccaattttcagtattttaaggTGGGCACAAATCCCTTTTTCTGTTGAAGCTGGGGGTAGCAAAAATAAACTtggtaagaaaataaatgaagtatcAGCTCATCTGGGGTGGGATTCGTCTGCACTGACTCAAGACAGAGAGGAATCGCGTCACACTGCACTACGTTGATTTATTCCCACTTATTTCCAGCTGGCAGCAATAATCAGATGGAGATAACGACCAGTTTGTGTGTCTAAAGCGGTCGGGGCAGATAAAGCTCCCGCTCCCCGTGGGGTTTTCTGTGCAGACAAATGTCCCATTATCGCCTCAGCTCTTTTACTGGAGACGGGGACGTTCCCTTTTCCCTCGGCATCGTTGGTTAGAACATGCACCATTTCTAGGCCTGAGCAGCCGCCGTGCCTTATCGAACCGCCGAGATTCGATAGGGAGAACCGCGCCACTAAGAGAACGCGGCTGTTTGAAAAATGGGTCTCATGGCCAAGGATTTAGTGTTAAAAGTTCCAGAGGCTCCTGGACCTAAAGAAGTGGATAAAATACAACGTCTCACGTCAAAACTACGCGAAGCCACTTACTTGTATGTTCCTTTTGAGGATCTCCCTGGTGAGCTGGACCTTGCCGGTGCTGGGATCCACCCCGGCCAGCGGCACCATGACCTCTCCCACCACGTCGTCGCGCGAGAAGCGATCGAAGCTCAAGACGAGGAAGTGAAGCACCAGATCCTGGAGCTGGCTGTAGGGGATCCCGTAGAAGGTGAAGGTTTCGTCGAAAACGGGGTCGAGCGTCTTGCGGAGCACGCGGGTCTTCACCCGGTGCCGCTTGTCCGGGAGAATCGTCATCTTGATGTAGGGGTCGGAGCTGCGCGTGTGCTCGTCCATCACCGGCAGCCCGTGGGCCTCCTGGATGGTGACCACCAGCGCTTTCTTGGGGAAGTTGTAATCCACCGAGAACGTCAGCTCGCCCAGCGTCACGTCGTCCCCCGGGGAGGACGGGGAGGAGGTTTTACTCCCTCCCGGGGTCAGGCTTTGATCTGGGCTCAGTTCGTCTCCGTAATCGACTTGGATCGGGAGCTGCTCCACGCGCGGGGCCGCGTTTGGCGCATCCGGAGCCTTTTCGGAGCTGATCAAACCCGATTCGGCAGCATCCGCCGAGAGGTTCCCCCTCCCGGCCTCCTTGGCAGCGCCGTTCTTCTCCCTCCGCATGCGgttgattttcttcttgttacTCAGGGTCTCCGGGTAGATGCTGATGCCTTTCAACATGTGAATGAATTTGTAGGGTGGCgttttgtgcttcttttccGCTTGCTGGTGACAACATGTCCACACAAAAACCGTGACCGAGACGGAAACCACCAGCACGGTGGCACCGATGAGACCGGCGGCGACCGGGGAGACGTCTGCGGAGAGACAAGGGACGCGGTTCTGAACTGCTCTTAGTTCAACGCTCTGGGGAGCAAAGCTGCCCCGGAACAAAACATTCCGTCCGTTAGCGGATGTTTTCCCACACTGCTAACGCTTCACCTACGTTTCACGTGCTGCAATAGGGAGTTGTTTGGCTTTCTCTTGCCAAATGAAACTCCCGCATCACCAGCATGGCCACGGCAATGCTGGATGGGCGTTTTATAGACGTTACACGATTCTACAGTGTTACCAAACTCTGCCGTTGGAATTGGGTCCATCCTTTTGAAACGCCCCGTATTTTATCAACAGGGAGTGATAAAAACACCCACAGCCCCGCACCCATAAAAACCCCTTTTTCTAGCCCAAAATTCAATGTGCAAATCCAGCGTCAAAAACCAACGGACACAAAATCCCACGTTTGGATTTGGGGCTTATTTGGTATTTTCTAGAGGTTATGTCAAGCGCGTTCTTCAGCAACAATAACAAACCGTGTTCATTTTTGGCAACCGTGCTGTTTTCTATTCATAACGGTTGACCAGCCCCACGGCTCTTTCTGCACAAACTGCCTCcgtaaggaaagggaaaacccCAAAATTACTGAATTATTGTCATAACAACCCCGGCAAGAGCTGGTAAAGCCCTAAACGTGACTGATTTTCCTGCCTTCATTCCACAGCGCTAACAGGAcacacagaaaaggagaaatgctgaAAGCTCCTTATTCTAGTATCTTTATCTTaaggtgggttttgtttctgcCGCATCCCCACCGAACCAGCTCTTGGACCTTCATTTCCTGCAGGTCCGACCGGACAGTTCTAGAAAGCACCAAATAAATCTCCGCGATCCATCGAATCATCTCGGCGTTTCAATTTGGCTCCCATCGTGTTCTGTGGCAAAAAATTCCTGCTAAACCCAGTTTTAGTGAAGGCTTTTGCAACTTCCAAAGCACTCTGCTCCGTTTTCAATGGCACCGCAGCGTCTCCTCCTCCAAAAGGACAGAACCGTGCTGGGTTTATTCCAGTTTGGTAGAAAAGATCTTTGTTGTGGTGTGATGCTGatttaactgaaacaaaaccagcttgGATGACATGGAATTATTTCGCAATGAGTGCAAAAGGATTGAAAACGTCCTCTTAAAGCTGCTGTTTGCCAATTGTACCTAACGGTTAATGGTGGCCAATGATTAAATTATGACGGCGCGTGGCTCTTGGATTCCAGGAAACACAAAGGTAAGTAGATATATTGCACGTTAGATAAATGATCAAATAGAGAATTAATACCAAATACTTAAGAATTTAAAGGAAATACAGTAACGGGGCTTTAACTATGGGGCGTTACGTGCGAGGGGATGGTCATCGATGCTGGAGGGCAGAGAGAAGCAGCCGTTTGGGCTTTGGGGAGCGGAGGAGCCCGGGTGACCCAGGCGGCGAGGCTGCGGCTCAGCCCTGCTCACCTGGGCTGCGGAAACCAGGCGCCTTCAAAACCAGCCGCAATTCTCATCTCACCGTGCGCGGGGAGCTGGACCGAGCTGGACCGCGGCTGCACGGCCGGGGCTCGGGGCACCTGGGGAATCGCTTGGCTTGGAAACGAGCTTGAAAATCAGGGAGTCCAAGCGTTAACccacccatgtcctgagaacctcatctgtgtgtttaACCCCTCCAggatggcgactccagcactgccctgggcagcctgttcaacacccacagccctttggggagaaatcaccccaaatttccacCCTCACCCTCCCCCGGTGCAACTTGCGGCCGTTTCCCCCGGTCCCTCGGCCGCTCCATCGCTCtcgtgctccagcccctcaccagccccGTCCCCTTCCCCGCACTCGCTCCAGCCCCTCAAGCTGTTTCTTCGCCTCCGATGATGTAGCAGGTTTGGGGTTTCCGCGGCCCGGTGGCCCGGCCCGGCTGGTtcctccccgccgccccctcGCCGCGGtgcccccgcccggccccgcctcCCCCGGTGCCGCAGCCGCCCCGGCCCCCGGGGGAGCGCCGAACAAAGGGCCGGGGCGCGGCCCGGCACAGACATCACGTCATGCGGCGGGGCCGCCCgcccgctcccgctcccgctcccccgCGGGCCGCGGCGGCTCCGGGGCCGAGCGGTGGGTGTCGGAGcggggggaggaagggatggGAGCGGCGCGGCCCGCGGGGCCCGTGAGGCCtctcccgccgcccccgggaaggCGCCGCGGCGCCCCGCGGCCCCGCACTCACCGAAGCCGGGGTGGACGCTGGTGATCTCCGCCATGGCCCCGCCGCGGGCCGCGCTGCGGGTGGCCGGGCTGCGGTGCCGGCCCCCGCCCGGAGGATGCTCGCAGCCCGGGATGCAGGAGCCGCCGACTGGCCCCGACGCGGCGCAGGCCCCGCCCggcggccccgcccgcccctcccgccgccccgccccgcggccgcccgGCGGTGACTCGGCAAGTGGCGGCGGCTCCGGCCGCGCCTCAGGCGGGCGGCGCGTGCGGCACCGCGTGTGGCCCCGTGTGTGTGACCCCCGTGGCGGGCCGGCAGCGCAGGGCTGCACCGCgggggcggcggcagcagcgggcGGGCCCCGGTCCCTCACGGGAAGCcccgaggcggcggcggcgcgggggggaAGGCCCGGAGCTCGGCGCCCGGTGGCGTCGCCCAGCCAAGATGGCGGCGGCCGCGCTCGCCGCTCCGCGTCGTCACAGCgcggccgccgctccccgcgccgCCAACATGGCGGCCGCTCCCCTCAGACCCGGCCAACATGGCGGCGGCGCCTGCGCGGCGGGCGGGCCCGGCGGCGCTTCCGCTTCCCGGGGAGCgagcgggccgggccggcggggcCCAGCTCCCGGTGCCGGAGCGCCGCGGCCAGCCGCTTTCCTGTCTTCCAGGTGCGCCCCGGGATGTCGCTCTCGCTGAAGATGCTGCCGTGTAAGAAGAGGCGAGCGGCGGCAGCCGGGCCGCAGAGCCCGCGGGAGGACGGCGAGCTCCCCGCCGCCGCTTCCCCCTCAGCGGGCGCTCCCGATGGC encodes the following:
- the SYT11 gene encoding synaptotagmin-11 isoform X1, which codes for MAEITSVHPGFDVSPVAAGLIGATVLVVSVSVTVFVWTCCHQQAEKKHKTPPYKFIHMLKGISIYPETLSNKKKINRMRREKNGAAKEAGRGNLSADAAESGLISSEKAPDAPNAAPRVEQLPIQVDYGDELSPDQSLTPGGSKTSSPSSPGDDVTLGELTFSVDYNFPKKALVVTIQEAHGLPVMDEHTRSSDPYIKMTILPDKRHRVKTRVLRKTLDPVFDETFTFYGIPYSQLQDLVLHFLVLSFDRFSRDDVVGEVMVPLAGVDPSTGKVQLTREILKRNIQKCVSRGELQVSLSYQPVAQRMTVVVLKARHLPKMDITGLSGEGRRAGLKTKEGSLRKGVNHTRDPYVKVNVYYGRKRIAKKKTHVKKCTLNPVFNESFIYDIPAELLPDISLEFLVIAFERSTKNEVVGRLILGAHSATPAGAEHWRELCENPRKAVPKWHSLSEY
- the SYT11 gene encoding synaptotagmin-11 isoform X3, which encodes MAEITSVHPGFDVSPVAAGLIGATVLVVSVSVTVFVWTCCHQQAEKKHKTPPYKFIHMLKGISIYPETLSNKKKINRMRREKNGAAKEAGRGNLSADAAESGLISSEKAPDAPNAAPRVEQLPIQVDYGDELSPDQSLTPGGSKTSSPSSPGDDVTLGELTFSVDYNFPKKALVVTIQEAHGLPVMDEHTRSSDPYIKMTILPDKRHRVKTRVLRKTLDPVFDETFTFYGIPYSQLQDLVLHFLVLSFDRFSRDDVVGEVMVPLAGVDPSTGKVQLTREILKRNIQKCVSRGELQVSLSYQPVAQRMTVVVLKARHLPKMDITGLSDPYVKVNVYYGRKRIAKKKTHVKKCTLNPVFNESFIYDIPAELLPDISLEFLVIAFERSTKNEVVGRLILGAHSATPAGAEHWRELCENPRKAVPKWHSLSEY
- the SYT11 gene encoding synaptotagmin-11 isoform X2 — protein: MAEITSVHPGFDVSPVAAGLIGATVLVVSVSVTVFVWTCCHQQAEKKHKTPPYKFIHMLKGISIYPETLSNKKKINRMRREKNGAAKEAGRGNLSADAAESGLISSEKAPDAPNAAPRVEQLPIQVDYGDELSPDQSLTPGGSKTSSPSSPGDDVTLGELTFSVDYNFPKKALVVTIQEAHGLPVMDEHTRSSDPYIKMTILPDKRHRVKTRVLRKTLDPVFDETFTFYGIPYSQLQDLVLHFLVLSFDRFSRDDVVGEVMVPLAGVDPSTGKVQLTREILKRNIQKCVSRGELQVSLSYQPVAQRMTVVVLKARHLPKMDITGLSGNPYVKVNVYYGRKRIAKKKTHVKKCTLNPVFNESFIYDIPAELLPDISLEFLVIAFERSTKNEVVGRLILGAHSATPAGAEHWRELCENPRKAVPKWHSLSEY